The sequence TGGTCACGTCACGAGTAACACCTCCTGACAGTGACTTGTATGGGGGATAGTCAGAGCGATCTAAGAATAATAACAAGCAGATGTGTTGTTCAGCAAATACCATTGTTATTTAATGTTCTCTAGTGTCAACACTGTCAGAACAGTAGTCAGTATCATCTCAGTAGTCAGGTAACATAAACAACCAACTTGTAAACAACCAGCTCAGTCGTGACGGTCGTGCCCTGTGGCCCGAGACTGTGGTACTTACGTTGAAGTGATGGTACGGAACCGTTCCTGTCCCGCTGTGTCCCAAATCTGCAGCTTCACCTTCTCTCCATTTATCTCCACTGTCCTGATCTTAAAGTCCACGCCGATGGTGGTAATGTAGCTACCTGAAATATAGAGAGCGCCACTGAACTTAGAAGTCATACTAATCTTGACAACAACGTTCTgccaggaaaacacacacacatctacggtcataatctgaatctgaatggATCAGTTCATTTTCAGGGCTTACGTATAAGTCAAAGTATTTTGTCTCATTCCTGTGGGCATTTCATTACTACCAGACAGTGTGACATGGCAGGGGATggccaaacaaaaacaacaacaacaaaaatggaATGTAACTAAGTATCTGTgctaaatttgatttatttcttcacCGGGATGTTTTCTGGTctctgataaaaaaatatacagccatcacacccatatgtgcttgctGAAAAATCCATTCCAATACTGTGGCCGTTAACGCAGTGTTGCGCCGAGCTTTGCTGCTATAACAACCTCCGCTGTTCTGGGAAAGCtttagattttggagcatggctctggggatttgtgctcattcagccacaagagtgtCAGTGAGGTAAGACAATGATCTGGGATGAAGAGGCCTGGGGTGCTGCTGATGTTCGTAGTACATATCAAAGCTGGGGATGAAACTGTGGGGTTGaagtcaggactctgtgcaggacactcaggTTTCTCCAATCCAACATTAAaacaccatgtctttatggaatTGGCTTTGTGCACAAGGACATAATTATGCTGGGACAGGTTTGGGTTGCATCCTatatacaactgtgtgcttccaGCTTTTTTGTACCAGCAACAAACAGTTTGGTGAAaacccacatatgggtgtgatggtcaggtgtccacagaGTTTTGTCCATATAGAATGTTTAGCTCAATTTTCATTTTCCCACCACCTAGCTGGCCCTTACATATCAATCAACAGCTACCAACTGCATCCTTCCCATCTAGACAGCAGGACCAATTTTGCTCTCTTGTACTTCTCGTGACGGATGTCTCAGGCATCGCTGATGTTTAAACTTGAGTGCTGTGATGTTGGGTTTCTCTTGGGATCCAAATCTGTGACATCCGTCCTCAACACAAGAGGAATCTTAAAGAGAATCTTACTATCTTACACCCTATATATTCTCACTACATAAAGTATCTTTTTCAGATTCAACTGCAGAAAACAAGTGGCTTCTAATGTCTGCACTATgaaaaaagtattggcacccgcAGTAATGTTTGAATGCTCTATGCTCAAAATTCTTTCTCTATGAAATgccagtgagacagacagacaaacaacagTGGCACAAACTAAAAAGGGTAATACAGTCCTATCAGTAAGgtagtttattaaataatgaatatcgCATTAGTCCTTTAATTGTGTCCATTATCACACAACTTCCACAGAACTCCTTCAACATAAAGGGAATTGTTATGTGCTGTAAAACAGGCACTGCTACTCGACTGTATGTTCCACAGATGGTTCTGGCTTCGGATTAGTAACCACACCGTTCCAGGTGTAATTTTACAAATGATCCCAAAGTAACACTGATCATAAACTATGTTAAAGCTACATAATGTGTTATACTTTTTGTGTGCTACTGTTTGTTAGAAAAGTGTAGACAACAAGAGGTTACCTACCTGAAAACGTGTTGTCTGCGAACCTCAGCAGTAGGCTGCTTTTTCCCACACCTGCGGTCAGAAGGCAATAAAGTGAAAGTAATGAGAACAATGACATGGATTAGTAGGTTGTCTTTTAGTGCCCTACACCTGCTGAATGAGCAAACCTGCCCTCTCTTCACTGTATAGTGCACAATTGTGAACATCTCGGTGTCTCTCATTTCATTAAACGTGCTGTGGACTGGACAGGGAGTAGGGGAGCATTTCTGCAGCAGGATGAGACAAAGCATCTAGCAGACAAATACTTCAACATATATTGTACTTTGGACCGAAGCAACACATGATAATGAACAGCTGGTGCTGTATAACTTCCTGCCTATCAAGCAAGCCTCAATGACCTGCTTATACACCATATCTTATAAGTACCACAATGTAGGTACATGACTAATATGCTAAAGGATAAAATCTACATTAATAACAGTTTGAATAAAATATGCATGTACACAAATATTTAGAAGCATGTTTGATGGCAAAGTTTgttcactgttttgtttttgtttcttaaagTCTCATCTTTAAAAGCCTGGcaattaaataagaaatttaattaagaattaacgtaaaagctttaaaaaaaagtcaacacaCTTACATCCACGTACAAAAACACTGTTTGATTtccatttaatatttaacacattatgattatatatattgtgtgaaCAGTCATCGACATTTCCTATAAATACTAGTATTTCTTTGCGTGTGAACTAGATTGAACTGTGCAAGTTAGAAGAAACTAAACAGAAACACGTCGAAAACTAGATCATTTTCACTTTCAGTACTTCAGAGCAGACTAAAAGGTGCCGTAAAGTTAAGCGATAGTTGTATGTAAGTTTCAAAGTGGAGGATCATGTCTCTTCAGTCTACCACAAGCGCGTGGCCTCAGAGTATCTTCAAACCGTATTTCCGCTCGAGAACTGAacttaaataacaaaatcaTCTGATATCAGCTGGCAGAAATATTCAGTGACACTTATCTGTCTATAACAAATTCATCCTTTTAATCCTTGACAAAAGCAACCCATAAAATGCGCTCTAATGATCAGAAGGTcttgggtttgaatcccaggtccaccgagctgccgctgttgggcccatgagcaaggcccttagtcCTCAATTGTAtaacttgaaataaaaatatataagtcactctgaataaaggTGTCTTCTAAATGACAAATGTAAATCTATAATAACTGATAACTTTCATGATTTCTGTCTTTGTGCTTACATCCAAAATTTCCAGTATAACATCTCTGTGATATTTTAATAGATCTTTCTTAATATTTAGATCtactaatattaaaatatcagaGCAGAGAAATAAGATAACCTCAAGCACATCATAAAccttaattgtttttatataactttTGACTCATGATCTCTCTTAACCAGTCCTTAAAGTGCAGTCTTGAGTTGTTGATCTACctaaatgactaaataaaatacagacacCAGGGATGTGTGAAAGTTAGCTATAGTACTGACTGCTTGTGCTGAGAAATAAGACATGCTATTTTAATATCCGACTAGCTAACATGACCACGGGTTCACATTTCCCTCAGTGCCATAAAGctacattaacactaataatatCAGTATAATACGTAATGGCAACTTTCTTTAATCGCCGGTTCAGTGTTTACTACTTTACCACTTCCCGCCCTGGACTACAAGACTAActtagctacatgctaacattagctacatgctaacatTAGCTAGGGTGTTTCGCACGGAAATATTTATAAACTCTAAAGTAACATTATCACACAACGGCGTTCGCAGTGACaagttttcaaatatttttagatATAAACCAAATCTTTACCAAGACGAATAAAAGCAAAATTTTGCGATTTGTTAGCAGAGGCCTGCTCCGCGTTGTGCATCCCCGCTGTTTTCTTACCGCTGTCGCCGATGATGAGCAGCTTAAAGAGGTAATCGTAGTCCCGCGCCATAGCACCGCTCACTAGGTCCCCGTCTGCGCGTCGTTTTCCGTCTCAATGTCCGGTGTGTCAAAACAACACTGGGTGTAAAccggtctctctctccctccccccggCTGAGAGATTGTAGCCTTTCTCCGTAACGGAGATGTCTCCCCTTTAGCCGGCGGGTATTTTAGACACTTTATCCAGCGATTCACACCCAGAAGACACGCGACTGCCCTCGGGGGCTGTTAGCTTACTGCTATCCGCGGTTTATAAATCCACCCGCCCTGCTAGCGAAGAATACGCACTGCGCATGCGCGGGTATGACGCCTGACGAGCATAGCGTGCTATTTAACTAAACTGCAGACATTCTGCTTCCTTTTTCATATTTGATTTATGGACAATCCTACCAAGACACACGTCACACATCATCTGGACCATTTTGAATCATACACAGATCACACAAAAACCTTAAATCAGTTTCAAATTCTTTTATTGATCTTCGAAATCAAGCAGGTTTATGATaatcactgcttttttttttttcttagtcgAACAGGCCAAAGCCCATGTCCTCATCAGACTCCTCGGACTCCTCCTTGGCCGGTTCTGCAGCAGCTGCAGGTGCAGCAGCAGGAGCAGCGGCTGCAACAGCTGGAGCTGCGGCCACAGCAAAGGCAGATGGATCAGCCAGGAAGGCCTTCACCTGGAGAGATTGCAGGAAACAAATCAGGTTACATTGTGAAACCTACACAGCACCATGTTTAAACAAAGACAGTTTCCAAACTTGGTCCAAAAAAAGTTCCATTTAAAAGAATTTGATTTTCCATTCTGTCTTAATTTCAAACGGCTTTTGCACTTGATCAAATGCACCCAAGTTTGTACAAGCAAACAGAAGCGATGTTCCAAATGGGACCCCTTCAAGTATACACTTAAGTGACATTACTGTGAGGTACCAGCATATTATGTGTGGAAATTGCACGACCTCTCATCCAACAGCACTGGTGGGGAGTTATGAAACTGCAGTTACTCTTATTTTACTGTACAGCCAAATCTGTTAACCTTATTGCAGCACAAACCCTAGTGGTTATAAATTGAAAGAGCAAAGGTTTCAATGGATGAACAGACCAATTCAGGGTTATTTTGTAGAAAAATCTACACAAAAGCCTTTGTGTACCCATTAAGTGGACATGGTGTCCAAAGCCTAGCATCTGTTTGCAGGGGCAACGACAGAACAGCCTAACCAGGAGAGATGCCCACCCAAAAGCAGAGTACTTTACCTTATCAGCCAGAGGGAAGGAGTAGTCTGTCTCCACAGCAACAGCCAGAACCCTCTTGTATCCATTGATGACAGAATGAGGGATAGAAGCAAGAGTGGGGTAGCCAATCTGCAGACACACACTGGCGATGTTCCTCACaccctaaaacaaacaaaaagtgttaaTGTGGTAAACGAAAACCAACAAATTCAGAAAGGAATATAAtgagtataattttttttaatacaaggcAAAGCAACTTCTGCATATGAAAAGAAACAACTCACCTCCAGGAACCTCTTGTGCAGGGCATCTTCAGTGATGTCCAGCACCTCAGGGCTGTAGACACTGCCGTTGTCATAGACCTGCTGGATGATCAACCCGTAGGAAAAGGGCGAGATGTTCAGCATGTTAAGCAGCGTGGCCTCGCTGGCACCCACCTTATCTCCAGGCCTGATCAGTTGCACATCACTCTGGAAAGAGAAGACGAGCGTTAgattatatatattgtatgtgacacacacccacccaccatCAATGCATTTAAACCTACAAAATGACCCAACAATTCAACTAATGTGCCCTTTAATCAAATGTAAACACCATGGCAGAAAGTTCTGCCCAGGATCCAACTTTTCTTGACTTACCAGAATTTCAATGGTTCCTCTGGAGATTTTGGTGGTGATACCCAAAGCCTGGAAGAAGGAGGTCTTCTCGGGACCCAACCCAGTGTTCTGAGCAGGCACAGTTACCTCACAGGGAGCAATTGCACCAGCACGGGCAGCAGCTGGCACCTAGAGAGATGATGACTTGTAAAACTATACATACattgaaatatatacatttttttttaaaaatcggAAATAAATTTACCTTATTAGccagcagcaggtccctgaccTCAGCCAGGTCTTCCTTTGTGAAGACAAAGCCCACATTTCCTCGGATATGAGGAAGCAGCCTGtttaaaataggaaaaaaaaaaaaaaagaaaaaaaaaagaagaaaaaaaaaaaaaaaaaaagtcagcctATGTTTACTCAGACATCAAAAACATGCTTATAGACTTCCAGCATAAAGATGCAATGTTTGAAACTAAGCGTCCCTGCAAGCTGTGGGATGCAGACAGGCAGGGATAGTAAGAAACAGATTGATTTGCGCAGGGGGAACGACCAATCAGCACTGAAACAGCTGATTCGTAACTGATCCTGCAAAGTCAGCAGTTGCCAATAAGTATGGCTCAACAAGTAAAGAACCTATAAAAGACCCATTTAGGAAGACATACTTCTCCAGAGCAGGGTTGTTTTCCAGGTGGCCACGGATAGCCTTGCGCATCATGGTGTTCTTGCCCATAAGCACGACTGCCTTGCCCCGCAGGGACAGACGAATGGTCTGCATCTGCTTGGAGCCGACGTTGTCTGCGCCCACGATGAAGCATTTTGGGTAGTCATTCAGCAGTTGCTGTGAACAAGAAAGCAAAAGTGAGAATGGTGAGGATTCCTCAGGTATTAAATACAGTTCTGCATACACTTCTAGTGCAATGTTTGAGACTAAGCGTCCCTGCCGGCTGAGGGATGCAGACAGGCAGGGATAGTaagaaacaaattaatttgtgCAGGGGGAACGACCAATCAGCACTGCAACAGCTGATTCGTAACTGATCCTGCAGTCAGTTTGAACCAACAAGTAGTTTACACTTAAAGGTTTAGGCTTAAAGAAAAATCCTAGTCTTCCATGTCTAAAGAACTAGGAATTAAACATGATGACAAGCCAAGACTTCCttttaatagaaaacaaaaaacaaaactgaagttGTACCAATAGCTAAGAATCAACAGGggggagacaaaaaaaagaccttttccttttattctaaaataagGAAATACACCTGCTTCCTGGAGTGAACTGTTATTAGAAATtagtaaaataagtattgattAAGTGACCAACTGAGAGGAGTAACAAAACAAGGGTCTTTATTCTGGTGTCCTGTTTTTAAATTGAGCTTATTCACATCAAGGTAATTAAAGCTTTTTAATCCTACATGAATGACGCTGAACGCCAGCA comes from Tachysurus vachellii isolate PV-2020 chromosome 26, HZAU_Pvac_v1, whole genome shotgun sequence and encodes:
- the rplp0 gene encoding large ribosomal subunit protein uL10, with product MPREDRATWKSNYFLKIIQLLNDYPKCFIVGADNVGSKQMQTIRLSLRGKAVVLMGKNTMMRKAIRGHLENNPALEKLLPHIRGNVGFVFTKEDLAEVRDLLLANKVPAAARAGAIAPCEVTVPAQNTGLGPEKTSFFQALGITTKISRGTIEILSDVQLIRPGDKVGASEATLLNMLNISPFSYGLIIQQVYDNGSVYSPEVLDITEDALHKRFLEGVRNIASVCLQIGYPTLASIPHSVINGYKRVLAVAVETDYSFPLADKVKAFLADPSAFAVAAAPAVAAAAPAAAPAAAAEPAKEESEESDEDMGFGLFD